Proteins from one Falco cherrug isolate bFalChe1 chromosome 7, bFalChe1.pri, whole genome shotgun sequence genomic window:
- the LINGO1 gene encoding leucine-rich repeat and immunoglobulin-like domain-containing nogo receptor-interacting protein 1 isoform X1, with amino-acid sequence MQPQSNCQSRSGCRTPIPGSRLGAAESRYFRRLSKSSWLESHAFTWVRDRMVAGEASMRSPILACWQPILLLMLGSILSGSATGCPPRCECSAQERAVLCHRKRFMVVPEGIPTETRLLDLGKNRIKTLNQDEFANYPHLEELELNENIISAVEPGAFNNLFNLRTLGLRSNRLKLIPLGVFTGLSNLTKLDISENKIVILLDYMFQDLYNLKSLEVGDNDLVYISHRAFSGLNSLEQLTLEKCNLTSIPTEALSHLHGLIVLRLRHLNINTIRDYSFKRLYRLKVLEISHWPYLDTMTSNCLYGLNLTSLSITHCNLTSIPYVSVRHLVYLRFLNLSYNPIVTIEGSMLHDLLRLQEIQLVGGQLTMVEPFAFRGLNYLRILNVSGNLLTTLEESAFHSVGNLETLILDNNPLACDCRLLWVFRRRWRLNFNKQQPTCSTPEFVQGKEFKDFPDVLLPNYFTCRRARIRDRKAQQIFVDEGHTVHFVCRADGDPPPTIMWLSPRKHLISTKTNGRLTVFPDGTLEVRYAQIQDNGTYLCIASNAGGNDTMLAHLHVRSYSPDWPHQPNKTFAFISNQPNESDANSTRATVPFPFDIKTLIIATTMGFISFLGVVLFCLVLLFLWSRGKGNTKHNIEIEYVPRKSDAGISSADAPRKFNMKMI; translated from the exons ATGCAG CCTCAGAGCAACTGCCAGAGCAGATCAGGTTGCCGCACACCTATTCCAGGCTCCCGCCTCGGAGCAGCTGAAAGCAGATACTTCAGGAGGCTGAGCAAAAGCTCCTGGCTGGAGAGTCATGCCTTCACGTGG GTGAGAGATAGGATGGTAGCTGGGGAGGCGAGTATGCGCAGCCCAATCCTGGCCTGCTGGCAGCCGATTCTCCTCCTGATGCTGGGATCCATCCTGTCCGGCTCCGCCACGGGCTGCCCGCCACGCTGCGAGTGCTCTGCCCAGGAGCGCGCCGTCCTGTGCCACCGAAAGCGATTCATGGTCGTGCCGGAGGGGATCCCGACTGAGACCAGGCTGCTGGACTTGGGCAAGAACCGCATCAAGACGCTCAACCAGGATGAATTTGCCAACTACCCTcacctggaggagctggagctcaATGAGAACATTATCAGTGCCGTTGAACCTGGGGCTTTCAACAACCTCTTCAACCTCAGGACGCTGGGGCTCAGGAGTAACAGACTCAAGCTGATCCCCTTGGGGGTGTTTACCGGACTCAGCAACCTTACCAAGCTAGACATTAGTGAGAACAAAATCGTGATCCTCCTAGACTACATGTTCCAGGACTTGTACAACCTGAAGTCTTTGGAGGTGGGGGACAATGACCTTGTCTACATCTCCCACCGGGCCTTCAGCGGCCTCAACAGCCTGGAGCAGCTCACCCTGGAGAAATGCAACCTGACTTCCATCCCCACGGAGGCCCTGTCTCACCTTCACGGCTTGATCGTGCTGCGGCTGCGCCATCTGAACATCAACACCATCCGGGATTACTCATTCAAGAGGCTGTACCGGCTCAAGGTCCTCGAGATCTCACACTGGCCCTACCTGGATACTATGACGTCCAACTGCCTCTACGGGTTGAATCTGACCTCCTTGTCCATCACTCACTGCAACCTGACGTCCATCCCGTACGTGTCGGTGAGGCATTTGGTTTACCTCCGGTTCCTGAACCTGTCCTACAACCCCATCGTCACCATCGAGGGCTCCATGCTCCATGACCTGCTCAGGCTGCAGGAGATCCAGCTGGTGGGAGGGCAGCTCACCATGGTGGAGCCCTTCGCCTTCCGCGGCCTCAATTACCTGCGCATACTGAACGTGTCAGGGAATTTGCTGACCACCCTGGAGGAGTCGGCCTTCCACTCGGTGGGCAACCTGGAGACGCTCATCCTCGACAACAACCCCTTAGCCTGCGACTGTCGGCTGCTCTGGGTTTTCCGGCGGCGATGGAGGTTGAACTTCAACAAGCAGCAGCCCACCTGCTCCACCCCCGAGTTTGTCCAGGGCAAGGAGTTCAAAGACTTCCCTGACGTCCTCCTGCCCAACTACTTCACCTGCCGCCGAGCACGGATACGGGACCGCAAAGCTCAGCAGATCTTTGTGGACGAAGGCCACACGGTCCATTTTGTCTGCCGGGCAGATGGGGACCCGCCCCCCACCATCATGTGGCTCTCCCCGCGGAAGCACCTCATCTCTACCAAAACCAACGGGCGGCTCACTGTCTTCCCTGACGGCACGCTGGAGGTGCGCTACGCCCAGATCCAGGACAACGGCACCTACCTATGCATCGCCAGCAACGCGGGTGGCAACGACACCATGCTGGCCCACCTGCACGTGCGCAGCTACTCCCCAGACTGGCCCCACCAGCCCAACAAGACCTTCGCGTTCATCTCCAACCAGCCCAACGAGAGCGATGCCAACAGCACGCGCGCCACCGTGCCTTTCCCCTTTGACATCAAGACTCTCATCATCGCCACCACCATGGGCTTCATTTCCTTCCTGGGTGTCGTGCTTTTCTGTCTGGTGCTCCTCTTCCTGTGGAGCCGGGGGAAAGGCAACACCAAGCACAACATTGAGATCGAGTATGTGCCACGGAAATCCGATGCGGGCATCAGCTCTGCCGACGCGCCGCGCAAGTTCAACATGAAAATGATTTAA
- the LINGO1 gene encoding leucine-rich repeat and immunoglobulin-like domain-containing nogo receptor-interacting protein 1 isoform X2, producing MQVRDRMVAGEASMRSPILACWQPILLLMLGSILSGSATGCPPRCECSAQERAVLCHRKRFMVVPEGIPTETRLLDLGKNRIKTLNQDEFANYPHLEELELNENIISAVEPGAFNNLFNLRTLGLRSNRLKLIPLGVFTGLSNLTKLDISENKIVILLDYMFQDLYNLKSLEVGDNDLVYISHRAFSGLNSLEQLTLEKCNLTSIPTEALSHLHGLIVLRLRHLNINTIRDYSFKRLYRLKVLEISHWPYLDTMTSNCLYGLNLTSLSITHCNLTSIPYVSVRHLVYLRFLNLSYNPIVTIEGSMLHDLLRLQEIQLVGGQLTMVEPFAFRGLNYLRILNVSGNLLTTLEESAFHSVGNLETLILDNNPLACDCRLLWVFRRRWRLNFNKQQPTCSTPEFVQGKEFKDFPDVLLPNYFTCRRARIRDRKAQQIFVDEGHTVHFVCRADGDPPPTIMWLSPRKHLISTKTNGRLTVFPDGTLEVRYAQIQDNGTYLCIASNAGGNDTMLAHLHVRSYSPDWPHQPNKTFAFISNQPNESDANSTRATVPFPFDIKTLIIATTMGFISFLGVVLFCLVLLFLWSRGKGNTKHNIEIEYVPRKSDAGISSADAPRKFNMKMI from the exons ATGCAG GTGAGAGATAGGATGGTAGCTGGGGAGGCGAGTATGCGCAGCCCAATCCTGGCCTGCTGGCAGCCGATTCTCCTCCTGATGCTGGGATCCATCCTGTCCGGCTCCGCCACGGGCTGCCCGCCACGCTGCGAGTGCTCTGCCCAGGAGCGCGCCGTCCTGTGCCACCGAAAGCGATTCATGGTCGTGCCGGAGGGGATCCCGACTGAGACCAGGCTGCTGGACTTGGGCAAGAACCGCATCAAGACGCTCAACCAGGATGAATTTGCCAACTACCCTcacctggaggagctggagctcaATGAGAACATTATCAGTGCCGTTGAACCTGGGGCTTTCAACAACCTCTTCAACCTCAGGACGCTGGGGCTCAGGAGTAACAGACTCAAGCTGATCCCCTTGGGGGTGTTTACCGGACTCAGCAACCTTACCAAGCTAGACATTAGTGAGAACAAAATCGTGATCCTCCTAGACTACATGTTCCAGGACTTGTACAACCTGAAGTCTTTGGAGGTGGGGGACAATGACCTTGTCTACATCTCCCACCGGGCCTTCAGCGGCCTCAACAGCCTGGAGCAGCTCACCCTGGAGAAATGCAACCTGACTTCCATCCCCACGGAGGCCCTGTCTCACCTTCACGGCTTGATCGTGCTGCGGCTGCGCCATCTGAACATCAACACCATCCGGGATTACTCATTCAAGAGGCTGTACCGGCTCAAGGTCCTCGAGATCTCACACTGGCCCTACCTGGATACTATGACGTCCAACTGCCTCTACGGGTTGAATCTGACCTCCTTGTCCATCACTCACTGCAACCTGACGTCCATCCCGTACGTGTCGGTGAGGCATTTGGTTTACCTCCGGTTCCTGAACCTGTCCTACAACCCCATCGTCACCATCGAGGGCTCCATGCTCCATGACCTGCTCAGGCTGCAGGAGATCCAGCTGGTGGGAGGGCAGCTCACCATGGTGGAGCCCTTCGCCTTCCGCGGCCTCAATTACCTGCGCATACTGAACGTGTCAGGGAATTTGCTGACCACCCTGGAGGAGTCGGCCTTCCACTCGGTGGGCAACCTGGAGACGCTCATCCTCGACAACAACCCCTTAGCCTGCGACTGTCGGCTGCTCTGGGTTTTCCGGCGGCGATGGAGGTTGAACTTCAACAAGCAGCAGCCCACCTGCTCCACCCCCGAGTTTGTCCAGGGCAAGGAGTTCAAAGACTTCCCTGACGTCCTCCTGCCCAACTACTTCACCTGCCGCCGAGCACGGATACGGGACCGCAAAGCTCAGCAGATCTTTGTGGACGAAGGCCACACGGTCCATTTTGTCTGCCGGGCAGATGGGGACCCGCCCCCCACCATCATGTGGCTCTCCCCGCGGAAGCACCTCATCTCTACCAAAACCAACGGGCGGCTCACTGTCTTCCCTGACGGCACGCTGGAGGTGCGCTACGCCCAGATCCAGGACAACGGCACCTACCTATGCATCGCCAGCAACGCGGGTGGCAACGACACCATGCTGGCCCACCTGCACGTGCGCAGCTACTCCCCAGACTGGCCCCACCAGCCCAACAAGACCTTCGCGTTCATCTCCAACCAGCCCAACGAGAGCGATGCCAACAGCACGCGCGCCACCGTGCCTTTCCCCTTTGACATCAAGACTCTCATCATCGCCACCACCATGGGCTTCATTTCCTTCCTGGGTGTCGTGCTTTTCTGTCTGGTGCTCCTCTTCCTGTGGAGCCGGGGGAAAGGCAACACCAAGCACAACATTGAGATCGAGTATGTGCCACGGAAATCCGATGCGGGCATCAGCTCTGCCGACGCGCCGCGCAAGTTCAACATGAAAATGATTTAA
- the LINGO1 gene encoding leucine-rich repeat and immunoglobulin-like domain-containing nogo receptor-interacting protein 1 isoform X3 — translation MVAGEASMRSPILACWQPILLLMLGSILSGSATGCPPRCECSAQERAVLCHRKRFMVVPEGIPTETRLLDLGKNRIKTLNQDEFANYPHLEELELNENIISAVEPGAFNNLFNLRTLGLRSNRLKLIPLGVFTGLSNLTKLDISENKIVILLDYMFQDLYNLKSLEVGDNDLVYISHRAFSGLNSLEQLTLEKCNLTSIPTEALSHLHGLIVLRLRHLNINTIRDYSFKRLYRLKVLEISHWPYLDTMTSNCLYGLNLTSLSITHCNLTSIPYVSVRHLVYLRFLNLSYNPIVTIEGSMLHDLLRLQEIQLVGGQLTMVEPFAFRGLNYLRILNVSGNLLTTLEESAFHSVGNLETLILDNNPLACDCRLLWVFRRRWRLNFNKQQPTCSTPEFVQGKEFKDFPDVLLPNYFTCRRARIRDRKAQQIFVDEGHTVHFVCRADGDPPPTIMWLSPRKHLISTKTNGRLTVFPDGTLEVRYAQIQDNGTYLCIASNAGGNDTMLAHLHVRSYSPDWPHQPNKTFAFISNQPNESDANSTRATVPFPFDIKTLIIATTMGFISFLGVVLFCLVLLFLWSRGKGNTKHNIEIEYVPRKSDAGISSADAPRKFNMKMI, via the coding sequence ATGGTAGCTGGGGAGGCGAGTATGCGCAGCCCAATCCTGGCCTGCTGGCAGCCGATTCTCCTCCTGATGCTGGGATCCATCCTGTCCGGCTCCGCCACGGGCTGCCCGCCACGCTGCGAGTGCTCTGCCCAGGAGCGCGCCGTCCTGTGCCACCGAAAGCGATTCATGGTCGTGCCGGAGGGGATCCCGACTGAGACCAGGCTGCTGGACTTGGGCAAGAACCGCATCAAGACGCTCAACCAGGATGAATTTGCCAACTACCCTcacctggaggagctggagctcaATGAGAACATTATCAGTGCCGTTGAACCTGGGGCTTTCAACAACCTCTTCAACCTCAGGACGCTGGGGCTCAGGAGTAACAGACTCAAGCTGATCCCCTTGGGGGTGTTTACCGGACTCAGCAACCTTACCAAGCTAGACATTAGTGAGAACAAAATCGTGATCCTCCTAGACTACATGTTCCAGGACTTGTACAACCTGAAGTCTTTGGAGGTGGGGGACAATGACCTTGTCTACATCTCCCACCGGGCCTTCAGCGGCCTCAACAGCCTGGAGCAGCTCACCCTGGAGAAATGCAACCTGACTTCCATCCCCACGGAGGCCCTGTCTCACCTTCACGGCTTGATCGTGCTGCGGCTGCGCCATCTGAACATCAACACCATCCGGGATTACTCATTCAAGAGGCTGTACCGGCTCAAGGTCCTCGAGATCTCACACTGGCCCTACCTGGATACTATGACGTCCAACTGCCTCTACGGGTTGAATCTGACCTCCTTGTCCATCACTCACTGCAACCTGACGTCCATCCCGTACGTGTCGGTGAGGCATTTGGTTTACCTCCGGTTCCTGAACCTGTCCTACAACCCCATCGTCACCATCGAGGGCTCCATGCTCCATGACCTGCTCAGGCTGCAGGAGATCCAGCTGGTGGGAGGGCAGCTCACCATGGTGGAGCCCTTCGCCTTCCGCGGCCTCAATTACCTGCGCATACTGAACGTGTCAGGGAATTTGCTGACCACCCTGGAGGAGTCGGCCTTCCACTCGGTGGGCAACCTGGAGACGCTCATCCTCGACAACAACCCCTTAGCCTGCGACTGTCGGCTGCTCTGGGTTTTCCGGCGGCGATGGAGGTTGAACTTCAACAAGCAGCAGCCCACCTGCTCCACCCCCGAGTTTGTCCAGGGCAAGGAGTTCAAAGACTTCCCTGACGTCCTCCTGCCCAACTACTTCACCTGCCGCCGAGCACGGATACGGGACCGCAAAGCTCAGCAGATCTTTGTGGACGAAGGCCACACGGTCCATTTTGTCTGCCGGGCAGATGGGGACCCGCCCCCCACCATCATGTGGCTCTCCCCGCGGAAGCACCTCATCTCTACCAAAACCAACGGGCGGCTCACTGTCTTCCCTGACGGCACGCTGGAGGTGCGCTACGCCCAGATCCAGGACAACGGCACCTACCTATGCATCGCCAGCAACGCGGGTGGCAACGACACCATGCTGGCCCACCTGCACGTGCGCAGCTACTCCCCAGACTGGCCCCACCAGCCCAACAAGACCTTCGCGTTCATCTCCAACCAGCCCAACGAGAGCGATGCCAACAGCACGCGCGCCACCGTGCCTTTCCCCTTTGACATCAAGACTCTCATCATCGCCACCACCATGGGCTTCATTTCCTTCCTGGGTGTCGTGCTTTTCTGTCTGGTGCTCCTCTTCCTGTGGAGCCGGGGGAAAGGCAACACCAAGCACAACATTGAGATCGAGTATGTGCCACGGAAATCCGATGCGGGCATCAGCTCTGCCGACGCGCCGCGCAAGTTCAACATGAAAATGATTTAA